Proteins from a single region of candidate division TA06 bacterium:
- the thyA gene encoding thymidylate synthase — MQEYLDLVKHILDNGTAQKNRTGVDALSCFACFYQVDLQKGFPLLTTKKVNFEAMLHELFWYLSGQAHIRELREKTRIWDAWADGEGRLETAYGRFWRRFPVPSKAAEGEKWGSRWVTQDPETGDRVFDQIRYIRDILKEIKQNPATPNRRRMVVTAWHPGNAAESKLPPCHYTFCFNVIGERLNCHLTQRSGDVALGIPFNLACYSLLNMMLAQETGFKPGRFAHAIIDAHIYANHIEGLKQQLTREPKKLPNVHIAAKPFFELTSSDISLEGYDPHPGIKFALAV; from the coding sequence ATGCAGGAATATCTGGATCTAGTAAAACATATACTAGACAACGGGACGGCGCAGAAGAACCGCACCGGGGTGGATGCTTTGAGCTGCTTCGCCTGTTTCTACCAGGTAGATCTGCAAAAGGGCTTTCCTTTGCTGACCACCAAGAAGGTCAATTTTGAAGCCATGCTGCACGAGCTTTTCTGGTATTTAAGCGGCCAGGCCCACATCAGGGAACTCCGGGAAAAAACCAGGATCTGGGACGCCTGGGCCGACGGCGAAGGCCGGCTGGAAACGGCCTATGGCAGGTTCTGGCGCAGGTTTCCGGTTCCTTCCAAAGCAGCCGAGGGCGAGAAGTGGGGCAGCCGCTGGGTCACACAAGATCCCGAGACCGGGGACAGGGTATTCGACCAGATCCGCTATATCAGAGACATCTTAAAAGAGATAAAACAAAACCCGGCCACCCCCAACCGGCGGCGGATGGTGGTCACGGCCTGGCATCCCGGGAACGCCGCCGAGAGTAAACTGCCGCCCTGCCATTATACCTTCTGCTTCAATGTCATCGGCGAGCGCCTGAACTGCCACCTGACCCAGCGTTCCGGGGATGTAGCCTTAGGGATCCCCTTCAACCTGGCCTGCTATTCGCTGTTGAACATGATGCTGGCCCAAGAGACCGGGTTTAAGCCCGGCCGGTTTGCCCACGCCATCATCGACGCCCATATTTACGCCAATCATATCGAAGGGCTTAAACAACAGCTGACCCGGGAGCCGAAGAAACTGCCCAATGTCCATATCGCCGCCAAGCCTTTCTTTGAACTCACATCTTCTGACATCAGTTTGGAAGGCTACGACCCGCATCCGGGAATCAAGTTCGCCCTGGCGGTATGA
- a CDS encoding dihydrofolate reductase — MSGPEKIIIVAMTRGRVIGLNGKMPWHIPADLKLFKKLTLGGTVIMGRTTYDSIGKPLPQRNNIIVSATVKELPGATVCPTFEEAVKKAEGFGRDIFFIGGASIYQQALAMADQMHVSWVKQDFEGDTYFPEFDLNRWQETETKEYPEFTHIGYRRK; from the coding sequence ATGAGCGGGCCGGAAAAGATAATCATCGTGGCCATGACCCGCGGCCGGGTGATCGGCCTGAACGGTAAAATGCCCTGGCACATTCCGGCTGACCTGAAACTCTTTAAAAAACTTACCCTGGGCGGCACGGTGATCATGGGCCGCACCACATACGATTCCATCGGCAAACCCCTGCCGCAGAGGAACAACATCATAGTCAGTGCCACCGTCAAAGAACTACCGGGAGCAACAGTCTGCCCGACTTTTGAAGAAGCAGTGAAAAAAGCGGAAGGTTTTGGCCGGGACATATTTTTCATCGGCGGGGCCAGCATTTACCAACAGGCCCTGGCAATGGCAGACCAGATGCATGTCTCCTGGGTCAAGCAAGATTTTGAAGGCGATACTTATTTCCCGGAATTTGACCTGAACCGGTGGCAGGAAACTGAAACGAAGGAGTATCCGGAGTTCACCCATATTGGGTACCGGCGGAAATAG